The following are encoded in a window of Arvicanthis niloticus isolate mArvNil1 chromosome 1, mArvNil1.pat.X, whole genome shotgun sequence genomic DNA:
- the Mlana gene encoding melanoma antigen recognized by T-cells 1, whose amino-acid sequence MPREDVHFGYPRKGHSHFHVTAEEAAGIGILIVALGIAMLISCWYCRRRSGYRTLTDKRNHAGIQNTLRERCSRESLDHYDSRLSSQEKNHQPVVPNAPPAYEKLSSDHSPPPYSP is encoded by the exons ATGCCCCGAGAAGACGTTCACTTCGGTTATCCCCGGAAGGGACACAGCCACTTTCATGTCACTGCTGAAGA GGCCGCAGGGATCGGCATCCTGATTGTAGCCCTGGGGATTGCGATGCTTATCAGCTGCTGGTATTGTAGAAGACGAAGTGGATACAGAACCTTGACG GACAAAAGGAATCATGCTGGTATTCAAAATACCTTGAGGGAAAGATGCTCACGTGAGAGTCTTGATCACTATGACAGCCGACTGTCTTCTCAAGAAAAAAACCATCAGCCTGTG GTTCCCAACGCTCCACCTGCCTATGAGAAGCTCTCTTCAGATCACTCGCCACCACCGTATTCACCCTGA